The region AGGTTCGTTCAACCACAGCGCCGGTACGGGCATTTTTCAATTTTGCCCGTACAAATGCTGCTCCTTTACCTGGTTTTACGTGTTGGAAATCGACTACCTGCCAGACATCATTATCAATTTCAATTGTTACCCCTGTACGAAAATCATTACTTGAAATCATTCATAAGCCTCCCCATTGTTCGGTCAATTAGTATAATTCTATTAGCTCTTTGCTGCTGGCAGTAAGAATTGTGCAGCCGGCAGCAGAAACCACCACTAAATCTTCAATACGTATGCCTCCCCAATCGGGAAGATAAATCCCGGGTTCAACAGACACTACCATACCTTCAGCCAGCTTGATCTCACCAGTTGGTGATAATCTGGGGTCTTCGTGTATAAAAAGCCCAACACCATGTCCTAAACCATGGCCAAAATATTCAGCATAGCCAGCATCAGCAATTACCTGCCTGGCTACCTGATCGATTTCCTTGCCGGTTTTGCCGGCCCTTACTGCATTAATTCCTGCTAACTGGGCAGTTAATACAATATTATATATTTCACGCTGTTTAGTTGTGGCTTTTCCTGCCACAACCGTTCTGGTCATATCAGAATGGTACCCTTGATACACCGCACCAAAATCCATAGTTATAAAATCACCGGCGGCGATGGGCTTACCGGAAGCACGGCCATGCGGTAGCGCTCCTCTGATTCCGGAAGCCACAATGGTATCAAAAGCCGGTTTTTCGGAACCGAGTTTACGCATCTGATATTCAAGCTCAAGAGCAATTTCTTGCTCGGTTATTCCAGGTGTAATTACTTTGAGCACAGCCTGAAACGCGTTATCAGCAATTTCAACGGCTTTTTTTAGTAAATTCAGTTCGGAGGGGTCTTTGACCATTCTAAGTTCATCCAGTTTAACAGGCGCCAATTTTGCGTCTAAGATATAATCGCTTAGCTTTTGGTGAGCTTCCCAGGTTACAAAATCACTTTCGAACCCGATACGGGTTAATCCCAGTTTTTTTATTGTTTCCGCCAGAATTTCATAAGGAATAGAACCGTGTCGGACAATTTCATAAAGTGGCGACTGTTGCTTAGCTTGCTCAATATACCGGAAATCTGTGAGCAATTTTTGCGATTGGAGTCCGATAATCAGTATTCCGGCAGATCCGGTAAAGCCGCTAAAGTACCGTCGGTTTTCCGGTTTTGTTACAATCATGCCGTCAAGGTTATTGGCAGTCATTAGTTCGCGCAGCCGTGCTAAACGCCGTACCATGTATTATTCGCTCCTTATTAGACGGGATGCAGCCTCAAGGGCCAACAAGTAGCTGTCGGCGCCAAATCCTGCTATCTGGCCTACTACTACCGGCGATATCACCGAATGATGACGGAATTGTTCCCGCCGGTAAATGTTAGATAAATGTACCTCGATTGCGGGAACACTTACTGCAGCCAGAGCATCCCGGACAGCAATACTGTAATGTGTAAACGCAGCCGCATTGATGACAATACAGGCAAATATATCTTGAGCCTGCTGGATGGTTTCAACCATGACTCCTTCATGATTGGTCTGAACAATAGTCAATTCTAAGCCTAGTTGGCTGGCGCGCTTCTTTAACATGTCATTAATGTCGTTAAGTGTAGTAGCACCATATACTTCCGGCTCGCGTTTACCGAGCAAATTCAAATTAGGTCCGTGAATGACTAGTACTTGCCGTGTATATGTCTTCACCCAATCATCTCCAGCACATCTATCCTTGAATCTAAACTCAGGACTCTCTTATATTAGTTAAATATATATTCATACACTAACTTTTACATTTTAGCATATATTTTGTAATTTGACTACTAGAAACTGGGCTTACAGCCTTATATCCTCTAGCAGTTCCTTGATCTTTTGTGATATTAATTTTTCAAAATAGCTTCGGCTATATCCCGAAAAATTGGAGCAGCAACATTGCCACCAGACATTCCTTCCTCCACAAAGACCACAATAACATATTTCGGGTGCTCAAGCGGAGTATAACCAGCAAACCAAGCATGGTTTATTCCTCGGCCGGCAGCGTTTATCCGGCCGGTTTCAGCTGACCCTGTCTTACCGGCCGAACCATAACCTTCAACATAGGCGGCCTGGCCAGTACCATAATGAGTAACAGCAGCCATCATTTCCCGTAGTCTTTCCGCCGTCTTCCGCGACATTACCCGTGAACTGGGATGAGGTTGCTGAAAGCTTTTTATCGTAGCTCCTTCCGGGTTGGTAAGGGCACTCACAATATATGGGTCCACTTTGATACCGTCATTGACAATAGTTGCTACTGTTTGCGCTAATTGTACCGGAGTAGCCTCACAAAATCCCTGACCAATGGCTAAGTTTGCCAAATCACCAGGGTATAGCTGGTCCGGTTCTGGTAAATTGCCTTCATTTTCATTCGAAAAATCAAGTTTAGTCCGTGAGCCATAGCCAAGTTTTTTGGCCATGGCAATGAGCTTTTCGGGTCCCAATTTTAACGCGATTTGAATAAACACCGGGTTGCTGGAATGGGCCATAGCTTGGGTAATTGTCAGCCGCCCTTTAGGGGCTTGGTCGTAGTCCCATCCCTGAAACCTGACATTGTTTACATCAATATAGCCAGGGTCAAAGAATACGTCATCCATAGTAACCGTTTTGTTTTCCAGTGCGGCAGCCGCTACTACCAACTTAAATACTGATCCGGGTTGGTAAGCTGAAACAGAACGATTTAGTAACGGTGCGCTGTCCTGAGCCAAATACTTACTCAAATTATTTGCATCGAATGTCGGCCGTGAAGCCATGGCCAGTATTTCTCCTGTATTGGGACGCATAACTACTACTGCACCTTTCTCGATCGTGCGGTCCATGATATCTTCAACTTTTTGCTGGATCTCTTTATCGATAGTTAAAACAACATTATTTTCCCGGTTACCGATTGTAAATTTCATTCGCTTATAGCCAAGGCCGGGTATAAGCTGCTGGCTGGCATCAACGACTGCAGCCACGTATTCCGGCTGGCTGCCGCGTAACAAGTCATCGTACATGCCTTCAATTCCGCTTACCCCTTTATTATCAGCAGAATTGATGTAACCGACCACATGTGCTGCCAGGGTTCCGTAACCATAACGGACTTTTTCTGCTACTGCTACAATTCCGGGTATTTGTAATTCGTTTATTTTCTGGGCAACGCTACTATCTATGCCGTCAACTAATCTAAAGGGATATTCACTGCCGTTTAAACGCCGTAATTTGGCTTCAACTTGTTTACGTGGTAAAGCAGCCACATTATCAAGTTTTGCCAATGTTTCTATCATATTATTAATTTGCCCAGGAAAAACTACGATGCTGTATTGCTGAGTAGTATTGGTAAGCGGCAAGCGGTTACGGTCTAATATTTCCCCTCTGGCAACATCTACAGGCAATTCCTGTACGCGAATACTAAGTCCTTCTAACGCCAACTGAGGAGCATAAATAACCTGAAGATAGAAAAGCCGTATTACCAGCAGTCCTGACACGATGAAAAAAAATAAAACCAGCCTGTCAATCCGCGAACTGGAATAAGCCATACTGCCACCTTCTATGATTAGATAGGTATAGTATGGCTTTTTGCCGCAAATAGTTATTCAGCGTTCAACATATTGTACTGAAATAGGAAGATGTGCTAGTATGTCATACACTTCGCCAGCGGTGTCAGGTGTTGCGCGTATTACCAATATCCCGGCCGTTCGGTCTAGTGTGCTGACAACACCCAGATATTCATATCCTTCCATAATTCGGTTGATGTAGTTAACATGCTTAGGCTCAACCTGAATATAGATGGGTTTAGCTGCTGTGCGCATCATAGCCGGGTTCTCCTTGGATCCTGTCGCCTCAACATAGCATATGGCGATACCGGCTTAGATACCGGCATAGTTAGCATCTGCTGGGGGTGAGGCGCTACTTCAATTGGATTACCTTCATCATTAAACATCGCTGTAATAGTTTGCGTAAAGTTTTCCTGACCAGGCTGCATTATTTCAATTTCATCACCGATCTTCATATTGTTACGCTGCTCAACTATCGCCATACTGGTTGAAGGATTATACTCTTTGACCAGCCCTACAAAATCATGGGTCTGAATATAGCTGGACGAAGTGTAAATTTGGTCTTGTTCAGTTGTTTTGTTAAAATAAAAACCAGTAGTATATTCTCGATGGGAAACTTTTTGCAGTTCCTCAAGCCATTCCTGTTTAACACGAAAAGCGTCCGGGAACGCAGCGTAGCTGTCAATAGCTTCACGGTAAACCTTGACTACTGTGGCGACATAATGCACGCTTTTCATCCGGCCTTCAATTTTGAAACTGTTGAGGCCACTTTCAATCAGTTCTGGCAAATGACCGATAAGGCACAAATCTTTGGAATTAAAGATATAGGTTCCCCGCTCGTCCTCAAGAACAGGCAGATATACGCCTGGGCGGCTTTCTTCCATTAAGTAATACTTCCAGCGGCAGGGCTGAGCACACTCGCCCCGGTTGGCATCCCGCCCGGTTAGATAATTACTTATCAGGCACCGCCCCGAATAAGACATACACATGGCACCGTGCACAAAGGCTTCCAGTTCAATATCAACCTTTTGCCTAATACCCCTTATATCTTCAAGTGAGAGTTCTCTGGCCAGCACGACTCGCGCCGCGCCTAACTCTTGCCAGAACCGGACAGTTGACCAATTAGTGCTATTAGCCTGGGTACTGATATGTATAGGCAGAGCCGGATTTACTTGGCGGGCAATACGAAATACCCCCAAGTCAGACACGATAATGCCGTCAGCGCCCATAGCAGAAACCGACTTTATATAATCAGGCAGTTCGGGCAAATCGTCATTATGGGGAAAAATATTAACGGTTATGTAAGCTTTTTTATTAAGACTATGGGCGAAAGTAATACCTTGCTTAAGTTCATCATGGCTGAAGTTATCGCTAAACGCTCTTAAGCCAAATGCTTTTCCACCCATATATACGGCGTCGGCGCCATAAATGAGCGCCATCTTAAGTTTCTCTAAATTTCCTGCAGGCGCAAGAAGTTCCGGTTTTTTCATGTTTTAGTCTCTCCCTGATAATACGATACAGCCATACCATCGCCAATGTGCCAAATAGTTGTTTTAAAGCGTGGGTCGGAATCCACAAAGTCAAGGTAGGCTCTAAGACGTTTAACGATAGTACGGAACCGTTTGGGCGGTACTTTATCATCAGACACCCAGCCCCGGAACAGCACATTATCGGCAATCACAACGGCTCCTGGAGACAGTTTATCCATAACTTTGTGCAAATAATCAAGATACTGGCCCTTAGCAGCATCAATAAATACCAAGTCAAAATAACCGGCAAGCCTAGACACAATTTGCCCGGCGTCGCCAGCAATTATTTCTACCTGATTTAAAACACCCGCCTGAGACAAAAATTGCCTGGCAATCTCAATCCGTTCGGTATTTTGCTCAATTGTAGTTATTTTGCCACCTGACGCTATAGTAGCAGTTAGCAGTAGAGTTGAATAACCAATCGCTGTACCTATTTCCAAAACTGACGCAGGCTGAATTGCGGACGCCACTTCTTGCAACAGTTTACCATTTTCCTTACTTAATATCGGTATACCATGCTTGACTGCGTAGTCTTCCATTACAGATAATATATTGCTAAGCTTGTCCATTTATATTTGCACCTGATTAATTGTAATTAAATGTTCTTCATAACTCTTGCTAAAGTGATGTTTGCCCTGCTTATCGGCAACAAAATATAAATAATCAGTGTTGGCGGGATACAGCACGGCCTTGATGGAAGCGTTCCCAGGATTGGCGATAGGCCCGGGGGGCAACCCTGGAATTTGATAGGTATTATACGGTGAGGTTATCTGGGTATCCTGAATGGTTAGTTCAGGTTTTGGATAACCCAAGATATATTGAATAGTAGCGCAAGACTGCAAAGGCATACCTTGTTTTAACCTGTTGGCAAATACGCCGGCGATTATCGGCCGTTCTTCATTAAGCTTAGCTTCTTTTTCCACCAGCGAAGCCATAATAATTACTTCCCGTATCGATAAGCCCAGCTCGGCAGCTCGCTGCCGCAGCTCAGGAGTGAGTTTGGCATCAAACTGATTAACCATCATGGCCAGTAATTCCTCTTCGCTTATACCTTTGGGCACCCGGTAAGTATCAGGAAAAATAAAGCCTTCAACACTATATTGGGTGCCCGGAGTAGCCTTCATATAAGGAAATGGTGCAAAATCTTTAGCCAGTGCTTTAAACTTGTCCGGGTTCACCAGCTGTTTTTCTGCCAGCAAGCTGGCAATTTGATCCACAGTATATCCTTCGGGAATAGTAAATTGCTGATAAGCCGTTTGACCCTGTGACATCATGACCAGCATTTTCCGTAGTGACATATCCGGACTAAACGCATATTCCCCGGCCTGTAACGAATTTTCCACTCCCTGAAGTTTAGCGGCAATCCGAAACGCAAGCGCATTTTTGATCAAATTTTGCTTTTTTAGCTCTTCAGCGATATTTTTAGTTGGAGTGCCAGGCTTAATAGTAAACATCACCGGTTCTCCGGCGCCGCCGACAGGCTGAGTAAGTATCCAGCCAAGCATGGCGCCAATGGCAATAATTGTGACAAATAATATTCCGACAATAGCTTTTTTTGTACCTGAATTGCTCAGGATTAGCATTCACTATCCCCCTTTCGTCGAATTAATTTTGGATTGTTTATTATAACATACAACAACATTGTTAATAAACAAAGCTAAAGAAAACACGGCTTGCGCCGAGCCTTTGGCGAGAGCGGAAGCCGATGTTGCCCTTATCCTGGCAGAAAGTTATACTTTCTGTCAGGGCAAAAAAAGAAGCCTGCTCGGCTTCTTTTACTCTTCCTCTTCTTCGGCAACCATATCTTCGTAAGCCTGACGAACTTGTTCAAATTCTTCATCAGTCGGGTCTACATAAATCTCTTCACCGTTTTCATCAACATCAATACGGGCAATAAAGACGTCAGTCTCATCATCACCACAGCCGCAGCCGCAATCATCATCGCCGCAACCGCAACCGTCTTCGTCAACTTCAATCGGCACTAATATGGCATAACGCTTTTCGCCGATGGGGATAATCATATCTTCGCGATAGTAATATTCGTTACCATCTTCATCAGTCATAACTACTACGGGCTCATCGTCATAATCCATAATATCATCTTTTTCTTGATCTGACATTTTCAATCACCTCATTTTACTCATACGCAATGTAATTTTATACTAGAAAACTTATCCTGTCAAGGAAACCTCTGGCACAAAAGGAAGGGTTATACACGCGACAAACTGTCAAGATAACCTTGCAAAATGAAAACAGCCGCCATTTTGTCAATAATCTGTCGCCGTTTGGCCCGGCTTACATCGGCGGCTATCAGAGACTTCTCAGCCGCAACGGTAGACAGGCGTTCATCCCAAAATTTGATCTCAACATTTGGCACAGCTTGGGCCATCGCCGCGCCAAATTCTTTAACAAGTTCACCGCGCGGTCCGATAGTACCATTCATGTTTTTGGGCAACCCAATGATAATAAGCCCTACACGAAACTGAGCAATAAGTTCATTAATCCGCGTGAAGTCTTTATCTAGAGATGTCCGTCTGATGACTTCAACCCCTTGAGCTGTCAGTTTTAGTTCATCACTAACTGCTACACCAATGGTTTTGTCCCCAACATCAAGTGCTAGTATGCGCATATATCCTCCAAATTATTCATGAAAATGAATGTTTTACCAAACATTATACAATTTTCAAACAAAACTCCGGACAGTATGCGCCGCAATAGCCACATAGCACACAGCGTTTGGGATCAGGGATCGCTTTGCCGCCATTGACGGTCATTGCTCCCATGGGGCAATGCAGTGCACATTGACCACAACCGGCACACCAGTCCTCCACTAGTAACCGTCTTGGCGCTTTAGCTACTTTATCCCAAAGGCTACTGTCCGGAACTTGTCCAGAAAATATTGCCGTGTTGAGCATTACCTCGTCGATTGTCTGCATGCCTACGGCCACTGATGTTATGCCATTCTGAGCCAATACCCAAGCAAAAGCCTGGTTGGCCATATGATTCAAATGCCCGCCGCCTAATGCTTTCATGGTATATATACCTTTACCACAATCAGTTGCCAACTGTATAGCAGCCAGCATATCTTCCGCAGTGCCGTCCGTGATACCAATACCTTTTAGGTTTATTATGGGATGAATTACATCGATCTCCTCAATTAACGCTGCCGCCCGTACTACATCAACAGTATGGGTAGATACGCCGATTGCCCTGACAAGCCCTTGGCGTTTTGCATCAGCTAAATAGTGCAACGCATCGGCATGGCCTTTGAGAGTCATACGGGATGACTGTTCATGAAGTAAAAAAATATCAATATAGCCACGCTGTAATTCCCGACATGCATTTTCAACACTTGATCGCATACCGTCATAGGTATAGGCATACGATTTTGAAGCAATCACTACATCCTCGTTAACTCCCGTTATTGCCTCCCGTATGTAGGGATAGGTCCGGTACAATTCTGCGGTGTCAATAAAATTGACCCCTGCGTCAAGTGCTGCCTGGATGACGGCAACTCCTTCGGCCAATGGCCGATTTGACTGCAAAGGGCCAATAGTCAGTCCGCCAAAACAAAGTCTAGAAACAATAAGACCTGTTCGGCCAAGCTCACGGTATTCCATTTACCGGTCTTTAAGATAGGCCCGCACTAACTCCTCAATGATATCATCGCGTTCCAACTTGCGAATTAAACTGCGGGCACCATTATGGCTAGTTATATATGTCGGGTCACCGGATAAAAGGTACCCGACCAACTGATTTATTGGATTATAGCCTTTTTCTTTCAAAGACTGGTAAACAGTAGTCAGGATTACTTCGGCTGCATTGGTTTCATCATTATCTACTTTAAACATCATTGTTTCTTGAGATATGTTGGTCATGAAGCCTCCTCCTCCCTTATATTATCTACAAAGTATTAACAGATATATTCTACTTGCCACTATATTTTTCCTGTTAGATTTATTTAAATTTTTACAGGCAGGTACGGAACCTGCCTGCATAGGTAATTATTTAATTTGTGATTGGATAACTTTTTCAGCAGCCTGCAACGCTTCGCCAATTTTATCCGGCTGTTTGCCGCCAGCTTGGGCCATGTCCGGTCTCCCGCCACCGCCGCCGCCAGCGACTTTGGCGGTTTCTTTTACGATATTGCCGGCATGGATGCCCTTAGCCACACAGTCGGCAGTAGCCATAACTACGAAATTAACTTTTTCTCCACTCACAGCTCCTAATACTACTACGCCGGACTTTAAGCGGTCACGCACCATATCACTGGTAGCCCGCAGATTTTCCATGTCTGTTGCCGCCACTTGGCCGATTACTACTTGAACGCCGTTAATGTCTTTAACTCTGGTTAGAAGATCCTGTACCTCATTTTTTGCCAGCTTAGTATGTAAAGTACTTACTTCTTTTTCCAACTCGCGGACACGCCCATTGAGTATATCAATACGGGCTACTATTTCTTCCGGTCGGGTTTTTAGGGCTGCTGCCGCTTCTTTGATAAGGTCATTTTGCGCTTTTAAATATTCATGTGCTCCATAGCCGGTAACAGCTTCAATACGGCGTATGCCTGCCCCAATGCCTGCTTCACTTACAATTTTGAACAAGCCAATCTCAGCTGTTGCTGCTACATGTGTACCACCACAAAGTTCTTTGCTGAAGCCGTCAACAACAACTACTCGTACCCGTTCCCCGTATTTTTCGCCAAATAGGGCCATTGCGCCCATCTCTTTGGCTAAGTTCTGGGTAGTTTCAATAATACCGACACTAACATTATCGAGAATTACATCATTCACTAATTTTTCGACTTCAGCCAACTGTTCGGTAGTAACAGGGGCAAAGTGGGTGAAATCAAACCGTAGCCGGCTGTTGTCTACCGATGAACCGGCCTGGTTAACATGTCCGCCCAAAACCTGTTTTAAAGCAGCATGTAACAAGTGAGTGGCCGTATGGTTGCGGGAAATATTCCTGCGTCTTGCGTAATCGACACTCACTTTAACCAATTCACCAGTTTTAAGTGAACCTTCGGCAATTTGTCCCAGGTGATAAATTGTTCCGTCAGGCAGTTTGCGGGTATTAACAACTTCCATTTTGCCTAGCGAACTGATAATTGAACCAGTGTCGCCGATTTGACCGCCACCCTCAGCGTAAAATGGGGTAACATCCAAAATGACTGCTACCTCGTCACCGTCAAAAGCTTCGGTAACAACTTTACCGTCTTTTAGAAGCAAAACGATTTTGGCATTTTCGGTGTCAGGCTGGTAACTAAGGGCTTCAGTCACGATACCTGACAAATCAGGTATCGTGATTTTTTCTTCACTGTCCTGGCGGGCAGCGCGGGCTCGTTCACGCTGTTCGGCCATGGCCTGGTCAAATCCCTGTTTGTCCAAAGTCATGTTATGTTCACTTAGTATTTCTTCGGTAAGCTCCCATGGGAATCCGTAAGTATCATAAAGTTTGAAAGCCGACGCGCCATCAAGCACAGTCTGTCCGGCTTGGCTCAGCTCCAGAATATGTTTGTTTAAGAGTTCAATCCCTTGAGCCAGGGTGGTATGGAAGCGTTCTTCTTCTAATTGAATGACTTTCTTAATATATGCTTTTTTGTCATTGAGTTCAGGATAAGGCTGGGAAAAAATAGTGGTCACTACATCAACAATGTCTGTAAGAAACGGCTTCTCAATGCCCATTAACCTACCATGGCGGACCGCCCGGCGTAAAATTCTTCTCAGGACATAGCCCCGCCCTTCGTTAGACGGGAGCACGCCGTCGCCAATCATAACAGCCATGCTGCGACCATGGTCAGCGATTACTTTTAATGAAACATCTGTCTTTGGCGATTGACCGTAAGTTACACCTGCCACTTTGGCGGCATATTCAATAATTGGATATAATAAATCAGTCTCAAAATTTGAACGTTTATTTTGCAGGACCGAAGCAATGCGTTCCAGACCAGCACCAGTATCGATATTTTTCTTTGCCAGTGGTGTATAATTGCCGGCTTCATCCCGGTTAAACTGGGTAAATACCAAGTTCCAAATTTCCAAAAACCGGTCACAGTTGCAACCCACAGCACAATCTGGCTTACCACAGCCCCGTTCTTCACCTAAATCAATATGAATTTCCGAGCATGGACCGCAGGGCCCAGGGCCAATTTCCCAGAAGTTATCTTCCAGCCGGATAATGCGTTCAGCTGGAACTTTTATGTCATTGTGCCAAATTTCAAAAGCCTCATCATCGCTGGTGTGTATGGTAATCCATAGTTTTTCTTTCGGCAGTTCCAAATATTCGGTTAAAAATTCCCAGGCCCAGGCAATGGCCTCTTTTTTAAA is a window of Sporomusaceae bacterium ACPt DNA encoding:
- the ypdF gene encoding Aminopeptidase YpdF, translating into MVRRLARLRELMTANNLDGMIVTKPENRRYFSGFTGSAGILIIGLQSQKLLTDFRYIEQAKQQSPLYEIVRHGSIPYEILAETIKKLGLTRIGFESDFVTWEAHQKLSDYILDAKLAPVKLDELRMVKDPSELNLLKKAVEIADNAFQAVLKVITPGITEQEIALELEYQMRKLGSEKPAFDTIVASGIRGALPHGRASGKPIAAGDFITMDFGAVYQGYHSDMTRTVVAGKATTKQREIYNIVLTAQLAGINAVRAGKTGKEIDQVARQVIADAGYAEYFGHGLGHGVGLFIHEDPRLSPTGEIKLAEGMVVSVEPGIYLPDWGGIRIEDLVVVSAAGCTILTASSKELIELY
- a CDS encoding hypothetical protein (UPF0297 protein M6_Spy1796) encodes the protein MTNISQETMMFKVDNDETNAAEVILTTVYQSLKEKGYNPINQLVGYLLSGDPTYITSHNGARSLIRKLERDDIIEELVRAYLKDR
- the trmR gene encoding tRNA 5-hydroxyuridine methyltransferase, producing MDKLSNILSVMEDYAVKHGIPILSKENGKLLQEVASAIQPASVLEIGTAIGYSTLLLTATIASGGKITTIEQNTERIEIARQFLSQAGVLNQVEIIAGDAGQIVSRLAGYFDLVFIDAAKGQYLDYLHKVMDKLSPGAVVIADNVLFRGWVSDDKVPPKRFRTIVKRLRAYLDFVDSDPRFKTTIWHIGDGMAVSYYQGETKT
- the spoVD_3 gene encoding Stage V sporulation protein D; its protein translation is MAYSSSRIDRLVLFFFIVSGLLVIRLFYLQVIYAPQLALEGLSIRVQELPVDVARGEILDRNRLPLTNTTQQYSIVVFPGQINNMIETLAKLDNVAALPRKQVEAKLRRLNGSEYPFRLVDGIDSSVAQKINELQIPGIVAVAEKVRYGYGTLAAHVVGYINSADNKGVSGIEGMYDDLLRGSQPEYVAAVVDASQQLIPGLGYKRMKFTIGNRENNVVLTIDKEIQQKVEDIMDRTIEKGAVVVMRPNTGEILAMASRPTFDANNLSKYLAQDSAPLLNRSVSAYQPGSVFKLVVAAAALENKTVTMDDVFFDPGYIDVNNVRFQGWDYDQAPKGRLTITQAMAHSSNPVFIQIALKLGPEKLIAMAKKLGYGSRTKLDFSNENEGNLPEPDQLYPGDLANLAIGQGFCEATPVQLAQTVATIVNDGIKVDPYIVSALTNPEGATIKSFQQPHPSSRVMSRKTAERLREMMAAVTHYGTGQAAYVEGYGSAGKTGSAETGRINAAGRGINHAWFAGYTPLEHPKYVIVVFVEEGMSGGNVAAPIFRDIAEAILKN
- the yqhS gene encoding 3-dehydroquinate dehydratase, whose protein sequence is MKTYTRQVLVIHGPNLNLLGKREPEVYGATTLNDINDMLKKRASQLGLELTIVQTNHEGVMVETIQQAQDIFACIVINAAAFTHYSIAVRDALAAVSVPAIEVHLSNIYRREQFRHHSVISPVVVGQIAGFGADSYLLALEAASRLIRSE
- the alaS gene encoding Alanine--tRNA ligase, which translates into the protein MKQLTGNEIRKMFLDFFASKDHLIQSSYSLIPENDPTLLLIGAGMAPFKPFFTGKMKPPHPRISTCQKCVRTGDIENVGRTARHHTFFEMLGNFSFGDYFKKEAIAWAWEFLTEYLELPKEKLWITIHTSDDEAFEIWHNDIKVPAERIIRLEDNFWEIGPGPCGPCSEIHIDLGEERGCGKPDCAVGCNCDRFLEIWNLVFTQFNRDEAGNYTPLAKKNIDTGAGLERIASVLQNKRSNFETDLLYPIIEYAAKVAGVTYGQSPKTDVSLKVIADHGRSMAVMIGDGVLPSNEGRGYVLRRILRRAVRHGRLMGIEKPFLTDIVDVVTTIFSQPYPELNDKKAYIKKVIQLEEERFHTTLAQGIELLNKHILELSQAGQTVLDGASAFKLYDTYGFPWELTEEILSEHNMTLDKQGFDQAMAEQRERARAARQDSEEKITIPDLSGIVTEALSYQPDTENAKIVLLLKDGKVVTEAFDGDEVAVILDVTPFYAEGGGQIGDTGSIISSLGKMEVVNTRKLPDGTIYHLGQIAEGSLKTGELVKVSVDYARRRNISRNHTATHLLHAALKQVLGGHVNQAGSSVDNSRLRFDFTHFAPVTTEQLAEVEKLVNDVILDNVSVGIIETTQNLAKEMGAMALFGEKYGERVRVVVVDGFSKELCGGTHVAATAEIGLFKIVSEAGIGAGIRRIEAVTGYGAHEYLKAQNDLIKEAAAALKTRPEEIVARIDILNGRVRELEKEVSTLHTKLAKNEVQDLLTRVKDINGVQVVIGQVAATDMENLRATSDMVRDRLKSGVVVLGAVSGEKVNFVVMATADCVAKGIHAGNIVKETAKVAGGGGGGRPDMAQAGGKQPDKIGEALQAAEKVIQSQIK
- the yrrK gene encoding Putative pre-16S rRNA nuclease — its product is MRILALDVGDKTIGVAVSDELKLTAQGVEVIRRTSLDKDFTRINELIAQFRVGLIIIGLPKNMNGTIGPRGELVKEFGAAMAQAVPNVEIKFWDERLSTVAAEKSLIAADVSRAKRRQIIDKMAAVFILQGYLDSLSRV
- the mltG gene encoding Endolytic murein transglycosylase; protein product: MLILSNSGTKKAIVGILFVTIIAIGAMLGWILTQPVGGAGEPVMFTIKPGTPTKNIAEELKKQNLIKNALAFRIAAKLQGVENSLQAGEYAFSPDMSLRKMLVMMSQGQTAYQQFTIPEGYTVDQIASLLAEKQLVNPDKFKALAKDFAPFPYMKATPGTQYSVEGFIFPDTYRVPKGISEEELLAMMVNQFDAKLTPELRQRAAELGLSIREVIIMASLVEKEAKLNEERPIIAGVFANRLKQGMPLQSCATIQYILGYPKPELTIQDTQITSPYNTYQIPGLPPGPIANPGNASIKAVLYPANTDYLYFVADKQGKHHFSKSYEEHLITINQVQI